From Pelmatolapia mariae isolate MD_Pm_ZW linkage group LG22, Pm_UMD_F_2, whole genome shotgun sequence, a single genomic window includes:
- the LOC135932551 gene encoding involucrin has protein sequence MHLHQKVHLNQSLHLNQQLHLNQYLNHPQHLNQQLHLNQYLNRPLHLNQQLHPNQYLNQQLHLNQYLNHPLHQNQYLNHPQHLNQQLHLNQQLHLNQYLNHPQHLNQQLHLNQQLHLNQYLNHPLHLNQQLYLNQYLNQQLYLNQYRNQQLYLNQYLNYPLHLNQSLNQQLHLNHYLNQQLHLNHYLNQQLHLNQYLNQQLHLNQYLNQQLHLNQYLNHPQHLNQQLHLNQQLHLNQYLNHPLHLNQQLHLNQYLNHPQHLNQQLHLNQYLNRPLHLNQQLHPNQYLNQQLHLNQYLNHPLHQNQYLNHPQHLNQQLHLNQYLNQQLHLNQYLNHPQHLNQQLHLNQQLHLNQDLNHPLHLSQQLHLNQYLNQQLYLNQYLNQQLHLNRYLNHPRYLNQYLNHSLHLNQQLHLNQYLNHPLHLNQQLHLNPWLHLNQQLHLNQYLNHPLHLSQQLHLSQQLHLNQQLHLNPRLDLNQYLNHPLHPNNQMQLKELLHLNHYHKSG, from the coding sequence ATGCACCTGCACCAAAAGGTGCACCTCAACCAGTCACTGCACCTGAACCAACAGCTGCACCTGAACCAGTACCTGAACCACCCACAACATCTGAACCAACAGTTACACCTGAACCAGTATCTGAACCGTCCACTGCACCTGAACCAACAGCTGCACCCGAACCAGTACCTGAACCAACAGCTGCACCTGAACCAGTACCTGAACCATCCACTGCACCAGAACCAGTACCTGAACCACCCACAACACCTGAACCAGCAGCTGCACCTGAACCAGCAGCTGCACCTGAACCAGTACCTGAACCACCCACAACACCTGAACCAGCAGCTGCACCTGAACCAACAGTTACACCTGAACCAGTACCTGAACCATCCACTGCACCTGAACCAACAGCTGTACCTAAACCAGTACCTGAACCAACAGCTGTACCTGAACCAGTACCGGAACCAACAGCTATACTTGAACCAGTATCTGAACTATCCACTGCACCtgaaccagtcactgaaccaacAGCTGCACCTGAACCATTACCTGAACCAACAGTTGCACCTGAACCATTACCTGAACCAACAGTTACACCTGAACCAGTACCTGAACCAACAGTTGCACCTGAACCAGTACCTGAACCAGCAGCTGCACCTGAACCAGTACCTGAACCACCCACAACACCTGAACCAGCAGCTGCACCTGAACCAACAATTACACCTGAACCAGTACCTGAACCATCCACTGCACCTGAACCAACAGCTGCACCTGAACCAGTACCTGAACCACCCACAACATCTGAACCAACAGTTACACCTGAACCAGTATCTGAACCGTCCACTGCACCTGAACCAACAGCTGCACCCGAACCAGTACCTGAACCAACAGCTGCACCTGAACCAGTACCTGAACCATCCACTGCACCAGAACCAGTACCTGAACCACCCACAACACCTGAACCAGCAGCTGCACCTGAACCAGTACCTGAACCAGCAGCTGCACCTGAACCAGTACCTGAACCACCCACAACACCTGAACCAGCAGCTGCACCTGAACCAACAGCTGCACCTGAACCAGGATCTGAACCATCCACTGCACCTGAGCCAACAGCTGCATCTGAATCAGTACCTGAACCAACAGCTGTACCTGAACCAGTACTTGAACCAACAGCTGCACCTGAACCGGTACCTAAACCATCCACGGTACCTGAACCAGTACCTCAACCATTCGCTGCACCTGAACCAACAGCTGCACCTGAACCAGTACCTGAACCATCCACTGCACCTGAACCAACAGCTGCATCTGAACCCATGGCTGCACCTGAATCAACAGCTGCATCTGAACCAATACCTGAACCATCCCCTGCACCTGAGCCAACAGCTGCACCTGAGCCAACAGCTGCACCTGAACCAACAGCTGCATCTGAACCCACGGCTGGACCTGAACCAATACCTGAACCATCCACTACACCCAAACAACCAGATGCAACTGAAGGAACTGCTGCACCTGAACCACTATCATAAGTCTGGATAA
- the oscp1a gene encoding protein OSCP1a, with the protein MSMRTLPLVFINLGGEMLYILDQRLRAHNTSEDNSEKGVWSENDRKRVMNDIVGTMFSKAFMDELLKPQQLYSHRTMKTVLTRLAHASIMRLNPASMDRLYELMVMAFKYQVFLCLRPKDLLLISYNHMDTIREFVKDTPMVVNQVDETHRKIIEAYSSLSEGELQLLRQTLLIFFQDMHVRVSLFLKNQIQNPNGRFTLMTSGPVPHGTDVPGLIRIFDCRGREVRRREFPSGGSYTSSIREGSFELHGNRVIRLGMNMYTVDHPEETHTSRAPSVKTDGSPNPLAKEELNLLARLMGSMKTENKPKDESGFRVNLFNTDEEEEEAGASASAEESLYGVINIQAMQDEQAASELARIAGQFAEEEEEEEKPEKPSNNKGEELLAMMDDL; encoded by the exons ATGTCTATGAGAACTCTCCCCCTGGTTTTCATTAATCTGGGTGGAGAGATGCTTTACATACTGGACCAACGCCTGCGAGCTCACAACACCTCAGAGGACAATTCAGAGAAAG GAGTGTGGTCAGAAAATGACAGGAAAAGAG TCATGAATGACATCGTTGGGACCATGTTCAGTAAAGCCTTCATGGATGAACTTCTCAAACCTCAGCAGCTGTATTCTCACAGGACAATGAAAACAGTGCTAACTCGGTTAGCGCACGCCTCCATCATGAGACTGAACCCGGCCAGCATGGACAGG ctTTATGAGCTAATGGTCATGGCTTTCAAATATCAAGTCTTCCTTTGTCTGCGTCCAAAAGACCTGCTGCTCATCTCATACAATCACATGGACACCATCAGGGAATTCGTGAAAGACACTCCCATGGTCGTGAACCAAGTGGATGAGACACACAGGAAAATCATTGAG GCATACTCGTCTTTATCAGAGGGTGAACTCCAGCTTCTCAGACAGACGCTCCTCATATTTTTTCAAGACATGCACGTTCGT GTGTCACTTTTCCTAAAAAATCAGATCCAAAATCCCAACGGACGGTTCACCCTGATGACATCAGGCCCAGTGCCTCATGGGACTGATGTTCCTGGGCTTATTAG GATATTTGACTGTCGCGGCAGAGAAGTGAGACGAAGGGAGTTCCCCTCTGGAGGGAGTTACACCAGCTCCATCAGAGAGGGGTCTTTCGAGCTGCATGGAAACAGAGTGATCAGACTGGGCATGAACAT GTACACTGTGGACCATCCAGAGGAGACGCACACATCCAGGGCTCCCTCTGTAAAG ACAGACGGCTCTCCCAACCCGCTGGCGAAGGAGGAGCTGAACCTGCTGGCTCGTCTGATGGGCAGCATGAAGACGGAGAACAAGCCCAAAGACGAATCAGGTTTTCGAGTCAACCTATTTAACACAgacgaagaggaggaggaagc AGGAGCATCAGCTAGTGCTGAGGAGTCCTTGTATGGAGTGATAAATATTCAAGCAATGCAG GATGAGCAGGCGGCATCGGAGTTGGCTCGCATCGCCGGACAGtttgcagaagaagaagaagaagaagagaaacccGAAAAACCCAGCAACAACAAGGGAGAAGAGCTCCTGGCCATGATGGACGACCTCTGA